The genome window GGTGGCGAGGTGCTCATCAACTTCGCCTCCAATGACTACCTGGGCCTGGCCGCGTCCCCCACGCTGCGCGCCGCCGCCGCCGCCGCCCTGGAGCAGTACGGCGTGGGCACCGGGGCCAGCCGCCTGGTGGTGGGGGACACCGGGGCCCACCAGCGCCTGGAGGCCCGGCTGGCCGCCTTCGAGCGCGCCGAGGCCGTCCTCCTCTTCAACACCGGCTTCGCGGCCAACACCGGCATCCTCCCGGCCCTGGTGGGCGCGGGGGACGCTGTCTTCTCCGATGCGCTCAACCACGCCTCGCTCGTGGACGGCTGCCGCCTGTCCCGCGCGCGCACCGTCGTCTACCCGCACGCGGACGCCGGGGCCCTGGCCCGCGCGCTGAAGGAGACGCCCGCGCGCCGCAAGCTCGTCGTCACCGACACCGTCTTCTCCATGGATGGGGACCACGCCCCGCTGGCCGAGCTGGTGGCCGTCTGCCGCGAGGAGGGGGCGGCGCTCCTGGTGGATGAGGCCCACGCCACGGGGGTGCTGGGCCCCCGAGGGGCCGGGCTGTGCGAGGAGCTGGGCCTGAGCGGGCAGGTGGACCTGCGCATGGGCACCCTGAGCAAGGCCTTCGGGGGCATGGGGGCCTACGTGGCCACCTCGCGCCCCGTGGTGGAGCTGCTCCTCAACCGGGCCCGTCCCTTCGTCTTCTCCACCTCGCTGCCCGCGGCGCTCTGTGCCGCCGCCGAGGCGGCCGTGGACATGGTGGAGGGGGATGTGCCCCTGCGCGAGAAGCTCTGGCGCAACATCCGCCGCTTCTCGGAAGGCCTGCGCGCCCTGGGGTTCCCCGCGGAGCCGCGCAGCGCCATCTTCCCCGTCATCCTGGGCGAGCCGGAGCACGCGCTGGCGGCCGCCCGGCACTGCCGGGAGCGGGGCCTGCTGGTGAAGGCCATCCGCCCGCCCACCGTGCCCGAGGGCACCAGCCGCCTGCGCTTCTGCCTCTCCGCCGCGCACACGGAAGGGCACATCGATGCGGCGCTGGACGTCCTGCGCGGCCTGAGAGGAGGTACCCGTGGCTAAGCCCTTCCAACTCTTCGTGACGGGGACGGACACCGGGGTGGGGAAGACGCAGGCCTCGTGCGCGCTGCTGTCCCTGCTGGCCGACGCGGGGCTGGAGCCCCAGGGGTTCAAGCCCTACGAGAGCGGCTGTGCGCGCCTGTCCGAGCCGGCGGACACGCTGGCCATGCGCGCGGCGGCCCGGAGCCAGCTGCCCGTGGAGGCGCTCTGCCCGCACCGGTTCCGGGCCCCGCTGGCCCCTGGCATCGCCGCGCACCGCCTGGGCCGGGAGCCGGACTGGAGCACCACCCTGGCGGCCTGGGAGCGCCTGCGCCATGGCACCGCCATCGTCGAAGGGGCGGGCGGTCTTTTTGTTCCCATCGACTCCCAACGCGACATCATGGACCTGATCGCCGCGCTGGGGCTGCCCGTGTTGCTCGTGGCCCGGGCAGGACTGGGCACCCTCAACCATACAGCCCTGTCGCTGCGGGCCCTGGCCGGGCGCGGTGTGCCGGTGAGCGCCGTGCTGCTCAGCCGCGGCACGCCCACGAAGGACACCTCCGAGCGTGACAACCGCCAGTGGCTGGAGGAGCGCCACGGCGTCCGGGTGCTGGGTCCCGTGCCCTACCTGAAGGACCCGCGGCGGCGCCACGCGGCTTTCCGCGCGGCCCTGGGTCCGTTGGTGCCCCATCGCGCGCGAGGCCGGTAAATCGGCCTCCGGCGCGTTCGGAGTGCTACAGGCCGCGCAAGTTTTCGGGTCACGTGGCCGTGAAATGGACGGGTGTTTTGATCTGCGCGAGAACCCTTTTCGCGAATGGGCGACATCATCGACCTCACGCTCCTGGCCGACGTCAGGCGCTACTTTCAGAAACTCCTCGATGCGCGCGGGCTTCCGTACTTTCTCCAGAAGGAGAGCACGAAGCTCTTCCAGATCGAGCCAGCCCGGGTCGAGCTGGTCCTCCGGACCGCGCTGCGGTTGAGGGATCCTGAGTTGCCGAAGCCACCGCAGCAGGCGGTGGACTACTGCCGCCAGGAGATCCGCCGGGAGCTGATCCGCCGCGTCGCCAATGCGATGCTGCAGACGGGACTGTGAGCGGCTTCTCCGCGCGCACCGGCTTCTCCCGGACGTGGAATGCCCTGTCCCAGGCCCTGGCCGGACGCCAGGCCCGGGGGCTGCCCTGGGTTGATCTCACCGAGAGCAATCCCACCCGCGTGGGCCTGCCCGCGCTGGACCCGGGCCTGCTGGCCACGCCGGGGGCCTTCACCTACGAACCCGACCCCCTGGGCCTGCGCTCCGCGCGTGAGGCCGTGGGGGCCCACCTGGCCCTCCGGGGCGCCACCGTCCACGCCGGGCACGTGCTGCTGTCCGCGAGCACGAGCGAGGCCTACGCGTGGCTCTTCAAGCTGCTGTGCGAGCCGGGGGACAACGTGCTCGTCCCAGCCCCCAGCTACCCCCTCTTCGAGCACCTGGCCCGCCTGGAAGGGGTAGAGGTGCGGCCCTACCGCCTGCCCCGGGCGCATGGCTTTGGCCTGGACGTGGGGGCGGTGGCCGCGGCCCGGGATGCGCGCAGCCGGGCGGTGCTCGTCGTCAACCCAGGGAACCCCACGGGCCACTACCTTCACGAGGGCGAACTGTCGGCCCTCTCGGACCTGTGCGCGGCCACGGGCCTGGCGCTGCTCAGTGACGAGGTGTTCTCGGACTATGCCTGGGAGCCCGGGCCGGACCGGGTGCCCACGGTGGCGGGGCGGGCGCTGCCCATGCTCACCTTCAGCCTCTCGGGACTCTCCAAGGTGGCGGGGCTGCCCGGCCTCAAGCTGGGCTGGACGCACGTGGGCGGGCCCGCGGAGGCCCGGGACGAGGCGCTGGCGAGGCTGGAGTGGGTGGCGGACACCTTTCTGTCCGTGGGCACGCCGGTCCAGCAGGCCCTGCCCGCGCTCCTCGCGCACGTGCCCCGCTTCCAGGAGGCGCTGCGGGAGCGCGTGAAGGAGAACCGGCGGCAATTGGTGGCGGCCCGGCCCCGGGGAGCGCCCTGGGACGTGGTGCCCGCGCAGGGTGGGTGGAGCGCGGTGCTGCGCATTCCCCTGGAGCCGGGGGAGGAGGCCACGTGCTTGGCCCTCCTCGATGCGGGGGTGGGGGTGCAGCCGGGCTACTTCTACGACTTCACGGGCGGGGCATTCCTGGTGCTCTCCCTGCTGCCCCCACCCGAGGTGTTCGCCGCCGCGCTGGGCCCGCTCGTCTCCGTGCTGGCCGCTCAGTCCGCGTAGAGGTCGCGGACGCGGACAAACCCGCCGTCCTTCACCTGCCACAGCTCGATGGGGGAGGGCGCCTCGCCCGCCGCATCGAACTCGAGGCTGCCACTGGCGCCCTCCACGTTGATGCTGCGGCCACTGGCCAGCTCTCCCGAGAGCTGGCCGAACGTGGAGGAGGTCATCTGGACGGCGGGCGCGGTGCTCGACACCATCGTCAGGGCCTCTGCCATCTTCTGCCCCGTCACCGGGCCCCCTTGCCCCTGGGCGTAAGCCACCGCCAGTCCCAGGAGGTACATCGAGTCATAGCTGTGCGAGGTGAAGGAGTACTCGGACGGGTCCTCGCCGTACTTGGAGCTGAACCGGGACTGGAACGCGGTGAAGGCCTGGCCCGCGCCCTGGGCGGGCGCCGTGCCATAGGCGTTCTGGATGGCGGCGAGCACCGTGGCGTCATCCAAGAGCGACACATCCTTGACGCTGTCGGTGAAGAACCACTGGTGGCCGGTGCCCTGCTTGAGGTTGAGCGACGCCTGGGCGGTCTGGATGATGCGGGAGACGTCGTCCTCGAAGCCCACGACCACGGTGAGATCCGGATTGAAGTTGTCGATCTGCGCCACCGGCGTGGCGATGTTCGCGGTCTTGCGCGCGTAAGCGATGGCGCGGACGTCCTTGCGCGTCCCCAACTGCTCGGTGATGACGTTGAAGAGGCCCTGTCCGTACTGGTCGTCCAGGTAGAGGATGCCCACCCGCTTCACGGCCGTGTACTCCGCGGAGGTCAGCAGGTTGGCGATGACCCGGCCCTGGATGGCGTCCGACGGAGAGGTGCGCCACAGCAAGCCCGTCGAGGTGTTGGACTCCCGGGTGGTCAGCTCCGGCGAGGTGGCGGTGGAACTCATGGTCAGCACGCCCTTGGGGAGCGTCACCTCCGCGGCGGCGAGCGTCTGGTTGCTCCCGGTGGTCAGCAGGGCGGCGATCTTCTTGTCGTTCACCAGCCACTCGGTCTGCTGGCGCGTGCGGGGGAGGTCGGCGGCGGTGTCGCAGACGTTGAGGGTGATGCGCCGGCCGGCGGCGCCCCGCTGGTTGATCTCCTCCAGGGCCAGGAGGATGGCGTTGAGCCCCTGCGCCTCGGACTCGTCCTTGCCCAGGCTTGGGTCCGTGGCGGAGAGGCTCAAGGGCAGCACCGCGCCGATCTGCACGGCGTTGGGGTCATTCAGCTCGCCGTAGCGCGTCCCACAGCCTGCGGGCTGGGGCAGACAGAAGTTGTTCGTGCAGACCTGGTCGCTGTTGCAGTCGGCGCTGGTCTCGCACTCGGAGAGCCCGCCCGCCGTGGTGAGGCTGCACCCGGAGAGCAGCGCGGTGAGCAGGAAGAGTCTCGTGGCGCGCATCAGAAGCTCACCTCCATGCCGGCGCCCAGGCCCTGGGGCGCGACGGTCATCCGCACCTCTCCCTTCGAGGGCGGGCCTTCCTTGGGGTAGAGGATGATGGCACCGATGGCGGCGGCCAGCCCCACGCCGAAGCCGATGTCGGCCACCAGGGCCTTGCCCCGGGTGCTGTCCGCGGCGGACTCCTTGTCCTCCAGCCGGGTGGCCGCATCGAAGTCCTTCCGGGCGCTGCGGGCCTGCAAGCCGAAGAGGATGCCCGTGCCCACGCTGGCCACGGACACGCCGCCCAGGGCGAACGCGGCGATCCGGTTGCGCTGGTAGGCGGCCTGGGCCCGCTGGACCTCGGCCTGCCGCTGCCGCTGGGAGGCCTCCTCGGCCCGCCGGGCGGCCTCCTGCTCGGCCTCGGCCTGCTTGCGCGCGGCATCGGCTTCGTCCTGGAGCCGCTTGCGCTCGGCGTCCACGGCCGCCTGCTGCTGCTCCTCCTTGTCGATGAGCAGCCGCAGCCGCTCCACCGCGGAGTGGGCGCGCTTGACGAGCAGCGGGTCGGTGTCCCCGCCGGAGGTGCTGATGAACTGGTTGTAGTAGCCCATCGACTCGCGCAGATCTCCGACCTGCTCGTACGCGCGGGCGATGTTGTAGAGGATGCGCACGTCGGGCGCGGCCTCATGGGCCTTCTTCAAGGTGTCCGCTGCCTCGCGGTACCTCCGGGCGTTGTAGAGCCGCTCGCCCTCCTTGACGAGCGCGGCCTGGCTCTTCGCCCCCCGTTGCGCGTGCGCGGGGGGGGGCGTGAGCAGCAGGACCAGCGACAACAGGCAGACCCATTTCATGGGGCCCGAGCCTACTGCCGAACCCGCCACGGGGCGAAGGGCGGGAAGCCGTCCGGCCCCTCTGGGGCCGGGCGGGACCGGGAAGAACGGCTTTAACTGCCCAGGCGCGAGATGAGGAGCTTGCGCTGGAGCATGAGGGCCTCGGGCGCCTTGGTGCCCAGCTGCTCGAAGAAGACCTCCTGGCTCTTGAGCTCGGACTTCCACTCATCGGACTTGATGGAGGTGGCCTCCGCGATGGCCTCGGGCGGCATGTCCAACCCCTGGGTGGGGATGTCGCCCTGGCGCGGTACCCAGCCGAGCAGCGTCTCCTGGGTGGGCACGCGGCCGTGGACGCGGTTCACGATCCACTCCAGCACCCGCATGTTCTCGCCGTAGCCCGGCCACAGGTACTTGCCGTTCTTGTCCTGGCGGAACCAGTTCACCTGGAAGATCTTCGGCAGGTGGGTGATGGACTGCTGCATGTCCAGCCAGTGCTGGAGGTAGTCGCCCATGTGGTAGCCGCAGAAGGGCAGCATGGCCATGGGGTCGCGCCGCACCACGCCCACCTTGCCGGTGGCCGCGGCCGTCGTCTCGCTGCCCATGGTGGCCCCCAGGAACACCCCGTGCGTCCAGTTGAAGGCCTGGAGCACCAGCGGCACGGTGTTGGAGCGGCGCCCGCCGAAGATGATGGCGCTGATGGGCACCCCCTGCGGGTCATTCGCCTTGGGGCTGAGCGCCGGGTTGTTCGACATCGGCGCGGTGAAGCGGCTGTTGGGGTGGGCCGCCTTGTCGGGGCTGTTCTTCGTCCAGGGGCGGCCCTGCCAGTCGACGAGCTCCTCGGGCACCTCACCGTCCTTGCCCTCCCACCACACGTCCCCATCCGCCGTCATGGCCACGTTGGTGAACAGCGTGTCCTTGGCGATGGTGGCCATCGCGTTGGGGTTGGTCTTGGTGTTGGTGCCGGGCACCACGCCGAAGTAGCCCGCCTCCGGGTTGATGGCGTACAGCCTGCCGTCGGGCCCCACGCGCATCCAGGCGATGTCGTCGCCGACGGTCTCCACCTTCCAGCCCTGGTAGCTCTTGGGCGGAATCATCATCGCGAAGTTCGTCTTGCCGCAGGCGGACGGGAAGGCGGCGGCCACGTAGGTGGTCTGCCCCTTCGGGTCGGTGACGCCCAGGATGAGCATGTGCTCGGCGAGCCACCCCTCCTCGCGGCCCAGGTAGCTGCCGATGCGCAGCGCCAGGCACTTCTTGCCCAGGAGCACGTTGCCGCCGTAGCCCGAGCCGAAGCTCCAGATGGTGTTGTCCTGGGGGAAGTGGCAGATGTAGCGGCGGTCCGGGTTCACGTCGCCCGTGCTGTGCAGGCCGCGGTTGAAGTCGTCCGAGTCGCCCAGCATGTCCAGGGCGGCTTTGCCCATGCGCGTCATGATGCGCATGTTCAGCACGACGTAGATGCTGTCGGTCAGCTCCACGCCGATCTTCGTGGACGTGCCGCCCAGGGGGCCCATGGCGTAGGGCACCACGTACATCGTCCGGCCCTTCATGCTCCCGTCGAAGAGCAGGCCCAGCTTGGTATAGGCCTGCTCCGGATCCATCCAGTTGTTGGTGGGCCCGGCGTCGGTCTTGTTGGGCGTGCAGATGAAGGTGAGGTGCTCGACGCGCGCCACGTCGTTGGGGTTCGAGCGGTGCAGATAGCACCCGGGCCGCTTCTCCTGGTTGAGCGGGATGAGGATGCCCTCCTTCACCGCTTGCTCCGTCAGGCGCTTCTTCTCCGCCTCGGAGCCATCACACCAGACGATGCGGTCCGGCTGGGTCATCTGCGCGCAGCGGGCCACCCACGCCAGCAAAGCCGCGTTCTTCGTTGGAGCGTCACCCTGGACGGCCGCCATCTGCGATGAAGACATGGAATTCCCCTCGTGCCGCCGCGTTGTCCTGCCCCCAGCCCCGGCCCTGGCCTGGAGGCTTCGAAACGTACCAAGCAGGCGAGGTATCAATTCTGAGAACCGGCCCACGAAAAGCAACACCCGTCCGGTGGTGAACCTGCCCTACGGGGGGCCTTCGCTAATTTCACTTATCAGGGGGCGGGTTTTCATCGGTTCACGCTGCGATGCGTCGTGAATCCTGTTCATCCAACAACGATGACGCAGGAGGACACATGCGCTGTGTTCAGGAGGGAATTCACCCCAGGTTCTGCGAATCGAGGCTGGTGTTTTGCCGTCCGGTTGAACCAGCCGGGCGGCTTCGCGTTCCGGCCCCCTGCGGAGACCGTCCTTAACTTCGCCGGATGAACTTGAACCACACGTTGCGAAGCCTCGTTCTGGGAATGCCCAAGATGCTGCGCGGACGTCCGGGGGAGCGAGCGGGAGAAGCGCGGCTCGCGCAGCACCGGCTTGGCCTGAGCCGCGTGGCCCCCCTGGTGGTGATGAGCCCCGCGTTCGTGAAGGGAGGCCGCATCCCGCTGCCCTACACGGAGGATGGCGGGGGGCTCAGTCCGCCGCTGCGGTGGGGCGCGGGCCCCGAGGGCACCCGCTCCTTCGTGGTGTGGATGGAGGATCCCGACGCGCCCACGCCCGAGCCGTTCGTGCACTGGCTCGTCGCGGGGTTGGGCGCCGAGCGGGACGGGCTGCCCGAGGGCATTCCGGCGCTGGGCACGGATGTGGCGGTGCAGGGCCGCAACAGCTTCCTGCGCGAGGGCTACATCGGGTGTGCACCGCCCCGGGGAGACATTCCCCACCGCTACCATGTCCAGGTGCTGGCGCTCGACCGGGAGCTCGAGCTCGAGCCGGGCTTCGGACGCCAGGAGCTCTTCCGGGCCGTGCGAGGCCACGTGCTGGGCTTTGGCGAGACCGTGGGCCTCTATTCGCGTCCCGGTTGAGCCGGTAGGGGTTGGGCGCTGCCGGGAACCGGTCTATAGAGTCCGCCGTTCAACCTCCCTCTCCAGGGAAAGGACGACGTGACCACGATGAAGACACTTCTCGGCTGCGCATGCGCTGTTCTGATGACCCTCGCCGCTTCGCCCGCGCTGGCGCAGCTCGCGCTGCCCCCCGCGAGCCCCTCGTCGAAGGTGACGCAGGTGGTGGGGTTGACCGAGATCTCGGTCGACTATGCGAGCCCCGCGGTCAAGGGGCGGAAGATCTGGGGGGGCCTGGTCCCCTGGGATCAGGTGTGGCGGACCGGGGCCAACGCGGCCACGAAGATCACCTTCGGCAACGACGTGACGTTCGGCGGCAAGCCGGTACCGGCGGGCACCTACTCGATCGTCACCGTGCCCTCGGAGAAGGGCTGGACGGTCGCGCTGAACAAGGAGCTGGGCCTGTTTGGCGGCGGGAAGACCTATGACGCCAAGGACGACGTCGTGCGCGTCTCCGCGACGGTCTCCGAGATTCCCGCCCGCGAGCGCATGACGTTCCTCTTCTCCAACACCACCGACGACCAGACGTCGCTGGATCTGGAGTGGGAGAAGCTGCGCGTCTCGGTGCCCGTCCAGGTCAAGACGGCCGAGCTGGCCCAGCAGAACATCAAGGCCGCGGTGGAGGGCTCCTGGCGCTCGTTGGCCAACGCGGGCCGCTACGTGGCCGACACGTCGAAGGACTACCCCACGGCGCTCAAGTACCTGGACAACTCGCTGGCCATCCAGTCGCACTGGTACAACAACTGGCTCAAGGCCGACGTCCTGGCCCGCTCGGGCAAGTACGCCGAGGCGCGCAAGTTCGCGCAGACCTCCTGGGACCTGGGACAGAAGGACGGCAACTTTTTCTTCAAGGACATGGTCGCCAAGGCGCTCACGGACTGGAAGGGCAAGAAGTAGTCAGCGGGCCGCGGCTCCCCCGGCCAGCCGGCGGTAGATGGCCTCATAGCGGTCGATGGCCGGGGCGAGCTGAAAGCGCTCAAGGACGTGCTGGCGGGCGTTGTGAGAGAAGCGCCGCCAGCGCTCCGGGTCGCGCACGAGCGCGAGCACATGGCCCGCCATGGCCTCCACGTGGCCCATCGGCGCCAGGTAGCCGCGCGCCCCGTGCTCCACCTGCTCGGGGATGCCGCCGATGTTGCTGGCCACCACCGGGATGCCGCAGCTCAGCGCCTCGAGCGCGGCGAGGCCGAAGCTCTCCTGTTCACTCGGCAGGAGGAAGACATCGGACGCGGCCAGCACCTCGGCGAAGCTCTCCTGTTTGCCCAGGAAGGCCACCCGGTCCTCCAGCCCCAGCTCCCGCACCCGGCGCTCGGCGGGGGAGCGCTCGGGTCCATCCCCAATCATCACCAGCCGGCACGGGTGCTCGCGGTGAACGCGGGTGAAGATGGACACCACGTCGCCAATGCGTTTGACGGGCCGGAAGTTCGAGACGTGGATGAGCACCGGCTCGCCGTCTCCCAGGTTGGGAAAGAGCGCGCGCACGTGGGCCCGGTCGCGCCGGGGCGCATAGCGCTCCGTGTCGACGAAGTTGGGGATGACCTCGATGGGCAGGGACTCCGGGGGGATGCTGAAGCCCTCCCAGGTGGCGCGCCGCAGGAACGCCGAGGGCGTGGTGACCACGTCACTGCGCAGGATGGAGAAGCGGGTGATGGGCAGGTAGGTGGGGTCCGTCCCGACGAGCGTGGTGTCGGTGCCATGGAGCGTCGTGACGATGCGCGGCGCCTGGTTTCCGAGGACTTCGCGGGCCATCCAGGCCGCCGTGGCGTGCGGCACGGCGTAGTGGACGTGCAGGATGTCCAGGTGCTCGTAGCTGGCGACCTCGATCATCTTCGAGGCCAGCGCCAGCGGGTACGTCCCCGAGTGGGCGAGCGCCGGGTAGTCGCTCTCGGTGACTTCATGGAAGATGACCTTCCGCGTCATGCCGTGGAGGCGGACCGGAAGGTCCCGGGCGATGAAGTGGACGCGGTGGCCGCGGTCGGCCATCGCCAGGCCGATCTCGGTCGCGACCATGCCGCTGCCTCCAAAGGTGGGAAAGCAGGTGATGGCCAGATTGAGGGGGGGACTCATCGGGAGCCGGGGAAGAACAGGGGCCGTGCGAAGGAATTCCGGCGAAAATGCTCCACCGGGTCCAGGAGTCCCAACGTCTCGCGCAGGACGTACGGCTCGCCGTGGGAGACGCCAATCTGGGCTCCGTAGAAGCGGTCCCGGGCTTCGAGCGAGGTGAGCGACAGTGGCGAGCCGACCAGCGTCTGCGGCCCCTCCGCGCGGGCTTCCACCTGACTGGCGTAACAGCGGACGGCCGCCATCTTCTGGTCATGGACCGCCGTCACGTCGGCGACGAAGCTCGGCTCGGCCAGGTGGCGCATGGGGTAGTAGAGTACCTGCCGGGGCGTGAAGGGCGCGTGGGCAGGCACGGTCTCGAACTTGCGGACCGAGGCGAAGAACAGCGCCCGCGTCACCAGCTCGCTGGTGGCTTCGTGGTCCGGGTGGCGCTCGTGTTGCCACGGGACGAGCACGAGCTCGGGGCGCAGGCGGCGCAGCACCTCGACGAGCCGCGCGACGGGAGCGGCCCGGGCGCGCTCGGCCTCGGGCGCCTCGAAGCCCGCCCACGGATCGATCCACCCATCGGGCAGCCCGAGGTTCTCGCGGACGGTGAGCCCCAGCACGCGGGAGGCCGCTTCGGTCTCGGCGGCGCGGGTCTCGGGGGTACCGCGCGAGCTCTTCTCCCCGCGCGTCAAGTCGATGATGCCGGTGCGGTGGCCCCGGAGGGCCATCTGGGCCAGGAGCCCTCCGCAGAAGAGTTCGACGTCGTCGGGGTGAGGGCCGAAGGCAAGGACCTCCAGTCCGTAGGCGGGCTCGGCGGTGCTCATGGTCTCAGGTCCCTCAGGCCGCCGGAGAACGGCACGCACGCGTCGAGGACCTGGCGCGTGAAGGCGCCGCCGCCGAAGCGGCACGCGTAGTAGGGCAGCCCATGGATGCGTTCCTGCGGTGCACCGTCCGGGAACAGGTAGGCCTGGAGGCGCTCCACGCGCTCGCGGGTCACCTGATCGCGCTGGGCGAGGGTGCGGCCGTACCGGGCCACGAGGCGGGAGATGCCGCCGTGAACCGTCTTGTGGGTGCGGCCTATGGCCCGGGCGAAGCCCGGCTCGAAGGAGGCCGTGCGCTCGCCCAGGCGGGCCAGCTCGGCGTCAAACGCGCTCACGAGGCGCGCCTCGATGGCCTCGGGCGGCTCGTAGGTCTCCGGGGTGTTCCGTGCGGCGAGGCGGGCCAGCAATGCGTCTCGCGGGGTGTCCGCGTCATCGGGCGAGAGGCCCAGCGTCTCGAGCAGGCGGCGCGCGCGGTCGTCAATCACGCGGAACCGGGCGCGCGGGATGACGAGCGGCATGGGCAGCCCGGTGTGCGCATAGAGGGGGGCGAGCTGCGCGAAGTAGGCGATCTCTCCGGGGCCGCCGACGTAGGCCGCCGTGGGAAGCCAGGTGTCCTGAAGAACGGGGCGCAGGAGGGCCGAGGTGGTGAAGCGGAGCGGCTCGCGCTCCAGCCACGAGAGGAGCTCGGCCGTCGTCACACAGGCACCCTCCGGGTGGCCCACGAGGTTCCAGGTGCCCGGGGAAGGGGCGGGGTCGAGCCGGTAGCGCGCGCCCTCGGGGCCACTGGGCGAGAAGAAGCCGAGGGGAGAGCCTGGGCGGAGGTGCACCTGCTCGGAGAAGCCCGCCTCGGCGAGCGCCCGGCCCCGCTCGGCGAGCCCGCTGGAGATGGCCGTGGCGGCCTCGATGGACCGGCGGTGGACCGGTGCGGCGAGGGGGGCGAGGGCGGGATCCCGCGGGTCGAGGAACAAGAGCCCCTCGTCCGCGAAGAGGGTGGAGAGGACCTCGGCGAAGGCGTCCGCCAGCGTCGCGGCGGGACGGTACGCGCGCTCCAGCAGCGCCAGGTGCTCGTCCGCGTGGGGCAGGCTGCCCAGCTCGGCGCGCAGCGCGGCGAGTGCCTCGGGGATGCCCCCTCCGAGCTGGCAGTGGGCCACCGGGATGCGCGAGCTGGCCGCGTCCGGCTTCCCGAGCGCCACGCGCAGCGGGCCCGCTGAGGCGCGCGGGACGAGGCAGTGGTCGATCTCCGGCAGATCGTGGTCCTCGGTCTGCAACCAGAAGAGGGGGACGCAGGGCCTTCCCGTTTCCTGGGCAAGGGCGCGGGCCGTGACGATGGCGGAGGCGGCCTTGTAGACCGTGAAGAGCGGACCGAGGAACAAGCCCACCTGCTGCCCGGTCACCACGGCCACCGTGCCGGGACGGGCGAGCAACTCCAGGTTCCGCTCACGGGCGGGGCTCGGCGCGAGGCGCGCCTGGCGGGCCACCAGCGCCGCGTGGAGCGCGGGGGAGAGGGTGCGCGAGGCTGCGGCGGCCACGGCTTCGGCGCGGGCGGACGGGTGCCGGTAACGGTCCGGGAGAAATTCGAGCGCGCGCGGATCACCGCGCATCCAGGAGGCGGAAAAGGAAGAGGCCACGGGCTGGTGATAGCAAGTCCGGTGTACGGGAGCGACCCCAAGGAGCCTCACACCTGCGCGGCCTCCTTCTGTTAGGGTCCGCGGCGATGCGGACCCTGGTCATTTTTGGATTGGCAGTGGCCATGAGCCTTGGATTCTCTTCGGTGGCACTGGGGCAACCGGCCCGGCAACTCCACGCGGGGGAGATCGCCCTGGGCATCCGGCGCCTGGGGGTGACCGGAAGCGTGCTCTACGTGGCGGCCCACCCCGACGACGAGAACACACGGCTGCTGGCCTGGTGGGCGGGCGGGCGAGGCCTGCGCGCGGGCTACCTCTCGATGACGCGCGGGGACGGTGGGCAGAACCTCATCGGGACCGAGCAGGACGAGCTGCTCGGGCTCATCCGCACG of Stigmatella aurantiaca contains these proteins:
- the bioF gene encoding 8-amino-7-oxononanoate synthase; this encodes MSRASESGSPPAGEGPATAWARQELESLAARGLRRALEPLESPQGPLVRVGGEVLINFASNDYLGLAASPTLRAAAAAALEQYGVGTGASRLVVGDTGAHQRLEARLAAFERAEAVLLFNTGFAANTGILPALVGAGDAVFSDALNHASLVDGCRLSRARTVVYPHADAGALARALKETPARRKLVVTDTVFSMDGDHAPLAELVAVCREEGAALLVDEAHATGVLGPRGAGLCEELGLSGQVDLRMGTLSKAFGGMGAYVATSRPVVELLLNRARPFVFSTSLPAALCAAAEAAVDMVEGDVPLREKLWRNIRRFSEGLRALGFPAEPRSAIFPVILGEPEHALAAARHCRERGLLVKAIRPPTVPEGTSRLRFCLSAAHTEGHIDAALDVLRGLRGGTRG
- the bioD gene encoding dethiobiotin synthase → MAKPFQLFVTGTDTGVGKTQASCALLSLLADAGLEPQGFKPYESGCARLSEPADTLAMRAAARSQLPVEALCPHRFRAPLAPGIAAHRLGREPDWSTTLAAWERLRHGTAIVEGAGGLFVPIDSQRDIMDLIAALGLPVLLVARAGLGTLNHTALSLRALAGRGVPVSAVLLSRGTPTKDTSERDNRQWLEERHGVRVLGPVPYLKDPRRRHAAFRAALGPLVPHRARGR
- a CDS encoding pyridoxal phosphate-dependent aminotransferase, with protein sequence MSGFSARTGFSRTWNALSQALAGRQARGLPWVDLTESNPTRVGLPALDPGLLATPGAFTYEPDPLGLRSAREAVGAHLALRGATVHAGHVLLSASTSEAYAWLFKLLCEPGDNVLVPAPSYPLFEHLARLEGVEVRPYRLPRAHGFGLDVGAVAAARDARSRAVLVVNPGNPTGHYLHEGELSALSDLCAATGLALLSDEVFSDYAWEPGPDRVPTVAGRALPMLTFSLSGLSKVAGLPGLKLGWTHVGGPAEARDEALARLEWVADTFLSVGTPVQQALPALLAHVPRFQEALRERVKENRRQLVAARPRGAPWDVVPAQGGWSAVLRIPLEPGEEATCLALLDAGVGVQPGYFYDFTGGAFLVLSLLPPPEVFAAALGPLVSVLAAQSA
- a CDS encoding ABC transporter substrate-binding protein — translated: MRATRLFLLTALLSGCSLTTAGGLSECETSADCNSDQVCTNNFCLPQPAGCGTRYGELNDPNAVQIGAVLPLSLSATDPSLGKDESEAQGLNAILLALEEINQRGAAGRRITLNVCDTAADLPRTRQQTEWLVNDKKIAALLTTGSNQTLAAAEVTLPKGVLTMSSTATSPELTTRESNTSTGLLWRTSPSDAIQGRVIANLLTSAEYTAVKRVGILYLDDQYGQGLFNVITEQLGTRKDVRAIAYARKTANIATPVAQIDNFNPDLTVVVGFEDDVSRIIQTAQASLNLKQGTGHQWFFTDSVKDVSLLDDATVLAAIQNAYGTAPAQGAGQAFTAFQSRFSSKYGEDPSEYSFTSHSYDSMYLLGLAVAYAQGQGGPVTGQKMAEALTMVSSTAPAVQMTSSTFGQLSGELASGRSINVEGASGSLEFDAAGEAPSPIELWQVKDGGFVRVRDLYAD
- a CDS encoding phosphoenolpyruvate carboxykinase (GTP), with translation MSSSQMAAVQGDAPTKNAALLAWVARCAQMTQPDRIVWCDGSEAEKKRLTEQAVKEGILIPLNQEKRPGCYLHRSNPNDVARVEHLTFICTPNKTDAGPTNNWMDPEQAYTKLGLLFDGSMKGRTMYVVPYAMGPLGGTSTKIGVELTDSIYVVLNMRIMTRMGKAALDMLGDSDDFNRGLHSTGDVNPDRRYICHFPQDNTIWSFGSGYGGNVLLGKKCLALRIGSYLGREEGWLAEHMLILGVTDPKGQTTYVAAAFPSACGKTNFAMMIPPKSYQGWKVETVGDDIAWMRVGPDGRLYAINPEAGYFGVVPGTNTKTNPNAMATIAKDTLFTNVAMTADGDVWWEGKDGEVPEELVDWQGRPWTKNSPDKAAHPNSRFTAPMSNNPALSPKANDPQGVPISAIIFGGRRSNTVPLVLQAFNWTHGVFLGATMGSETTAAATGKVGVVRRDPMAMLPFCGYHMGDYLQHWLDMQQSITHLPKIFQVNWFRQDKNGKYLWPGYGENMRVLEWIVNRVHGRVPTQETLLGWVPRQGDIPTQGLDMPPEAIAEATSIKSDEWKSELKSQEVFFEQLGTKAPEALMLQRKLLISRLGS
- a CDS encoding YbhB/YbcL family Raf kinase inhibitor-like protein, whose translation is MLRGRPGERAGEARLAQHRLGLSRVAPLVVMSPAFVKGGRIPLPYTEDGGGLSPPLRWGAGPEGTRSFVVWMEDPDAPTPEPFVHWLVAGLGAERDGLPEGIPALGTDVAVQGRNSFLREGYIGCAPPRGDIPHRYHVQVLALDRELELEPGFGRQELFRAVRGHVLGFGETVGLYSRPG